One window of Leptotrichia sp. oral taxon 498 genomic DNA carries:
- the rpmB gene encoding 50S ribosomal protein L28, protein MRRCEVFGKEVSHGNRVSHSHKATKRIWKPNLQTMLLNINGSEIRVKVCTKAMKTLKGKNVDQVKKILLKNIKTLSPKIQKALFSVK, encoded by the coding sequence ATGAGAAGATGTGAAGTTTTTGGAAAAGAAGTTAGCCACGGAAATAGAGTAAGTCACTCTCATAAAGCTACAAAAAGAATATGGAAACCAAATTTACAAACAATGCTTTTAAATATTAATGGAAGTGAAATAAGAGTAAAAGTTTGTACAAAAGCTATGAAAACATTGAAAGGAAAAAATGTTGATCAAGTTAAAAAAATATTATTAAAAAATATTAAAACATTAAGTCCTAAAATTCAAAAAGCATTATTTTCAGTAAAGTAA
- a CDS encoding HAD family hydrolase, producing MYKAVISDLDGTLIGKGHYISPVTIDTIKKIMEKGIKFYIASGRSYEQIGYVTEQLDIKIPVIAANGARIFDGDGKLIYERGLNKEDSDAILNLDYRNIAKKSHLNIFSGNEWIITKGTAQDVFDRITNQVKVNFREVPETELKNLDILKIFYIGDHEELLKLEKEILKVTKGVNVIFVTDTCMEIMSKGANKGLAAKFLLEKENVKLEEAIAFGDGENDFELLTMVGKGYAMGNAIDRLKNLLPSDFEYVGKNMEDGEALKLQELFLK from the coding sequence ATGTATAAAGCAGTTATTAGTGATTTAGATGGAACATTAATTGGCAAAGGGCATTATATCTCGCCTGTCACCATTGATACAATAAAAAAAATAATGGAAAAAGGCATTAAATTTTATATTGCTTCTGGAAGAAGCTATGAGCAAATTGGTTATGTGACAGAACAGCTTGACATAAAAATTCCTGTGATTGCTGCAAATGGTGCAAGAATTTTTGATGGAGATGGGAAGTTGATTTATGAAAGAGGATTAAATAAAGAAGATTCTGATGCGATACTTAATTTAGATTATAGAAATATTGCAAAAAAATCTCATCTCAATATCTTTTCTGGAAATGAATGGATTATAACAAAAGGGACAGCACAAGATGTCTTTGACAGAATAACTAATCAAGTAAAAGTGAATTTTAGGGAAGTTCCAGAAACAGAATTAAAAAATTTGGATATTTTAAAAATTTTTTATATTGGCGACCACGAAGAGCTTTTAAAATTGGAAAAGGAGATTTTGAAGGTGACTAAAGGTGTAAATGTGATTTTTGTTACAGATACATGTATGGAAATTATGTCAAAAGGAGCTAATAAAGGACTTGCAGCGAAATTTTTGCTGGAAAAGGAAAATGTAAAATTGGAAGAAGCTATAGCTTTTGGCGATGGAGAAAATGACTTTGAGCTGCTTACGATGGTTGGAAAAGGTTATGCTATGGGAAACGCCATTGATAGACTGAAAAATTTGTTGCCAAGTGATTTTGAATATGTAGGAAAAAATATGGAAGATGGAGAAGCGCTAAAATTGCAGGAATTGTTTTTAAAATGA
- the aroB gene encoding 3-dehydroquinate synthase has protein sequence MKKLRVGLEKNSYDILIGENYAKDFPKYIKEIYSGKKLFVITDSNVNEIYKNIYEKMFGGFDYTVYVLKAGEKNKHIGIMPEIYSAMVEAGVKRKDLVVAFGGGVVGDIAGFAAASFLRGISFIQIPTTIVSQVDSSVGGKVGVDLPEGKNLVGAFHQPKLVLIDNCFLNTLTDRYFYDGFGEIVKYGCIYDKKFFDRLVEIVEKVGVSQDDENYIKKLREHLMKYVNELVYRSCEIKKEVVEKDEKESNLRMILNFGHTIGHAIEQFTNYEKYSHGEAISAGMVDITKIGEKKGFTKEGEAVKIAKLLKALNLPTEIEYPKDEIAKIMKRDKKSTSDGINFVILKEIGEVEIMKIGAEEIFE, from the coding sequence ATGAAAAAATTACGTGTTGGTTTGGAAAAAAATTCTTATGATATTTTAATTGGAGAAAATTATGCGAAAGATTTTCCAAAATATATAAAAGAAATTTATAGCGGGAAAAAATTATTTGTCATAACTGACTCGAATGTGAACGAAATTTACAAAAATATTTATGAAAAAATGTTTGGTGGATTTGATTACACGGTTTATGTACTAAAAGCTGGAGAAAAAAACAAACATATTGGAATTATGCCGGAAATTTATTCAGCGATGGTAGAAGCTGGTGTAAAAAGAAAAGATTTAGTCGTGGCTTTTGGAGGTGGAGTTGTTGGGGATATTGCTGGGTTTGCAGCGGCCTCATTTTTGAGAGGGATTAGTTTTATTCAAATTCCTACAACAATAGTTTCGCAAGTTGACAGCAGTGTTGGAGGAAAAGTTGGAGTTGATTTGCCTGAGGGGAAAAATCTTGTTGGGGCATTTCATCAGCCAAAACTTGTTTTAATTGATAATTGTTTTTTAAATACACTAACAGATAGATATTTTTACGACGGATTTGGGGAAATTGTGAAATATGGATGTATTTATGACAAGAAATTTTTTGATAGACTTGTGGAAATTGTGGAAAAAGTTGGGGTTTCGCAAGATGATGAAAATTATATAAAAAAATTGCGTGAACATTTGATGAAGTATGTGAATGAGCTTGTTTATCGTTCTTGTGAGATAAAGAAGGAAGTTGTGGAAAAAGATGAGAAGGAAAGCAACTTGAGAATGATATTGAATTTTGGGCATACGATTGGTCATGCGATTGAGCAGTTTACAAATTATGAAAAATATTCACACGGAGAGGCGATTTCTGCTGGGATGGTGGATATTACGAAAATTGGGGAGAAAAAAGGATTTACTAAAGAAGGGGAAGCTGTGAAAATTGCAAAATTGCTTAAGGCATTGAATTTGCCGACTGAAATTGAGTATCCAAAAGATGAGATTGCTAAGATTATGAAAAGAGATAAGAAAAGTACGAGTGATGGAATTAATTTTGTAATTTTGAAGGAAATTGGGGAAGTTGAGATTATGAAGATTGGGGCGGAAGAGATTTTTGAGTAA
- the aroF gene encoding 3-deoxy-7-phosphoheptulonate synthase — translation MIIKVDGKIDKSVLERLIKRLEEENNVKVKPIIGAEYSILGLVGDISSIDIKHIQSLEYVIDVQRVQEPYKRASRKFHPEDTIVKVGNVEIGGSNLVMMAGPCSVENEKQIIDTAKAVKAAGATILRGGVVKPRTSPYAFQGLGMEGVKLMEKAKEETGLPIICEIMSISQLHEFGPHVDMIQLGARNMQNFDLLKEVGKTNIPVLLKRGLSATIEEWLMSAEYILAGGNENVVLCERGIRTYETAYRNVLDLNAVPMIKKLTHLPIIVDSAHATGKYWMVKPLAMAGVAAGADGLMVEVHPEPDKALSDGPQSLKFNVFEDLMQDVEKIANVLGKSFEAK, via the coding sequence ATGATTATAAAAGTAGATGGGAAAATTGATAAAAGCGTGTTAGAAAGATTGATAAAAAGATTGGAAGAAGAAAATAATGTTAAAGTGAAGCCAATTATTGGGGCAGAATATTCAATTTTAGGACTGGTTGGAGATATTAGCTCTATTGATATTAAACATATTCAATCTTTGGAATATGTAATTGATGTGCAAAGGGTGCAAGAACCGTATAAAAGAGCAAGTAGAAAATTTCATCCAGAAGATACGATTGTAAAAGTAGGAAATGTGGAAATTGGAGGAAGTAATCTTGTGATGATGGCAGGGCCTTGTTCAGTTGAAAATGAAAAACAGATAATTGATACAGCAAAAGCTGTTAAAGCCGCAGGAGCAACTATTTTAAGAGGTGGAGTAGTTAAACCTAGAACATCTCCTTATGCATTTCAAGGACTTGGTATGGAAGGTGTTAAACTTATGGAAAAGGCAAAAGAAGAAACAGGGCTTCCAATAATATGTGAAATTATGTCAATTTCTCAACTTCACGAATTTGGTCCACACGTTGATATGATTCAGCTTGGAGCAAGAAATATGCAGAACTTTGATTTATTAAAAGAAGTTGGGAAAACAAATATTCCAGTGCTTTTAAAAAGAGGACTTAGTGCGACAATAGAAGAATGGCTTATGTCGGCAGAATATATTTTAGCTGGCGGAAATGAAAATGTAGTTCTTTGTGAAAGAGGAATCAGAACTTACGAAACAGCTTATAGAAATGTACTTGATTTAAATGCAGTGCCAATGATTAAAAAATTGACACATTTACCAATAATTGTAGATTCAGCTCATGCGACTGGAAAATACTGGATGGTAAAACCGCTTGCAATGGCAGGAGTGGCGGCAGGAGCAGATGGGCTTATGGTAGAAGTGCATCCTGAACCAGACAAGGCATTGTCAGATGGGCCTCAATCATTGAAATTTAACGTATTCGAAGATTTGATGCAAGATGTGGAAAAAATTGCAAATGTGTTAGGAAAGAGCTTTGAAGCAAAATAA
- a CDS encoding YwaF family protein has translation MYNFSYFSPIHIETFIVSALFCTLLLFVPKIFKRLDLKKYSLFLGYFLLFFKVVDSVYRVIYQKEPIYNVMLVHLCNFVAIFAAFYLIFRTKYLYNVVYYLSFGPILALILPGITNYFNNYYVYIFMIMHALIVFTVVFGAKYLDGEPTKKGLFQSIVTLLIIFLYAAFYNFLFKDINAMFLREYIEPRIFGFIKPFWIYRIVLIIGMVLLEVLLYFLSKIKAKNEFD, from the coding sequence ATGTATAATTTTAGTTATTTCAGTCCAATTCATATAGAAACATTTATTGTTTCAGCATTATTCTGCACTTTGCTGCTTTTTGTTCCAAAAATTTTTAAAAGACTTGATTTGAAAAAATATTCACTTTTTTTGGGGTATTTTTTGCTATTTTTTAAAGTTGTTGATTCTGTCTATCGGGTAATTTATCAAAAAGAGCCAATCTATAATGTGATGCTTGTTCATCTTTGCAACTTTGTGGCAATCTTTGCTGCTTTTTATCTAATTTTTAGGACAAAATATTTGTATAATGTCGTCTATTATCTATCTTTCGGTCCTATTTTAGCGCTAATTCTACCAGGAATCACGAATTATTTTAACAATTACTATGTCTATATTTTTATGATAATGCACGCTTTGATTGTTTTTACAGTTGTATTTGGAGCAAAATATTTAGATGGAGAACCTACGAAAAAAGGGCTTTTTCAATCTATAGTAACTTTACTTATAATATTTTTGTATGCCGCATTTTATAATTTTTTATTTAAAGATATAAATGCAATGTTCTTGCGAGAATATATTGAACCTAGAATATTTGGATTTATAAAGCCATTTTGGATATATAGGATTGTTTTAATAATTGGAATGGTATTATTAGAAGTTTTGCTTTATTTTCTTTCAAAAATAAAAGCAAAAAATGAATTCGATTAG
- a CDS encoding prephenate dehydrogenase yields the protein MMKNNLKKIEDLTVTIVGLGVIGGGFAQSLKNIGVKTIYGIDIDEETLRKAEEKKIITEGFVKTKDPLKKSDLVVVTLYPNIVKSFFVNNIENFKDGAIITDVIGIKGKIIEEIDPFIEKSEKKIDFIFGHPMAGREKRGIDFADSRVFQNANYILIKDKKNKKENLDLLSEIIKKMGFKSVSFLTAKEHDEIIAFTSQLTHAIAVSLVNSDNQKYDTNRFIGDSFRDLTRIAKINEDLWSELFLGNKENLLKMIQQFENELDIIKNALKNDDIGTLKEQFIISTRRREKID from the coding sequence ATGATGAAAAATAATTTGAAAAAAATAGAAGATTTGACGGTAACGATTGTTGGGCTTGGAGTGATTGGCGGGGGATTTGCTCAAAGCTTAAAAAATATTGGGGTAAAAACAATTTATGGGATTGATATTGACGAAGAAACTTTGAGAAAGGCTGAAGAGAAAAAAATTATAACCGAAGGATTTGTAAAAACTAAAGATCCTTTGAAAAAATCGGATTTGGTTGTAGTTACGCTTTATCCGAATATTGTGAAATCATTTTTTGTAAATAATATTGAAAATTTTAAAGACGGTGCGATTATTACTGATGTTATTGGAATTAAAGGGAAAATAATCGAAGAGATAGATCCGTTTATTGAAAAAAGTGAAAAAAAAATTGATTTTATTTTTGGACATCCGATGGCGGGGCGTGAAAAGAGAGGAATTGATTTTGCGGATAGCCGTGTTTTTCAAAATGCGAATTATATTCTTATAAAAGATAAAAAGAATAAAAAAGAAAATCTGGATTTGTTGAGTGAGATAATTAAAAAAATGGGCTTCAAAAGTGTAAGTTTTTTGACCGCTAAAGAACATGATGAAATAATTGCATTTACAAGTCAGCTTACTCACGCAATAGCGGTTTCACTCGTAAACAGCGACAATCAAAAATATGATACAAATAGATTTATCGGAGATTCCTTCAGAGATTTGACAAGAATTGCCAAAATTAATGAAGACTTGTGGTCAGAATTATTTTTGGGAAATAAGGAAAATTTGCTGAAAATGATTCAGCAGTTTGAAAATGAACTGGATATAATAAAAAATGCTTTGAAAAATGATGACATTGGAACATTAAAAGAGCAGTTTATAATTTCCACAAGAAGAAGGGAAAAAATAGACTAA
- the aroF gene encoding 3-deoxy-7-phosphoheptulonate synthase, translated as MIIKVDENISQENMEKLLKRVEELNLKPHLSYGSEYTIIGLVGDTSVIDVNRVLAIEGVLDVQRVQEPYKRASRKFHPEDTVVKVGDVEIGGNNLVMMAGPCSVENKKQIMTAARIVKKYGATMLRGGVVKPRTSPYAFQGLGMEGIELMKKAKEETGLPIICEVMSISQLHEFGPHVDMIQLGARNMQNFDLLKEVGKTNIPVLLKRGLSATIEEWLMSAEYILAGGNENVVLCERGIRTYETAYRNVLDLNAVPMIKKLTHLPIIVDSAHSTGKYWMVEPLGMAGVAAGADGLMVEVHPEPDKALSDGPQSLKEDVFKHLMENVEKIANVLGKSFKAK; from the coding sequence ATGATTATAAAAGTAGATGAAAATATTTCACAGGAAAATATGGAAAAATTATTGAAAAGAGTGGAAGAGCTTAATTTAAAGCCACATTTGTCTTATGGAAGTGAATATACAATAATTGGATTAGTTGGAGATACAAGTGTTATAGATGTGAACAGAGTTTTGGCAATTGAAGGAGTGCTTGATGTGCAAAGAGTGCAAGAGCCGTACAAAAGAGCGAGCAGAAAATTTCATCCAGAAGATACGGTTGTAAAAGTGGGAGATGTAGAAATTGGTGGAAATAATCTTGTGATGATGGCAGGACCTTGTTCGGTTGAAAATAAAAAGCAAATTATGACAGCGGCAAGAATAGTGAAAAAATATGGAGCAACAATGTTAAGGGGTGGAGTAGTAAAACCAAGAACATCACCGTATGCGTTCCAAGGTCTAGGAATGGAAGGAATTGAATTGATGAAAAAGGCAAAAGAGGAAACAGGACTTCCAATAATATGTGAAGTGATGTCAATTTCACAATTGCATGAATTTGGTCCACACGTTGATATGATTCAGCTTGGAGCAAGAAATATGCAGAACTTTGATTTATTAAAGGAAGTTGGGAAAACAAATATTCCAGTACTTTTGAAAAGAGGACTTAGTGCGACAATAGAAGAATGGCTTATGTCGGCTGAATATATTTTGGCAGGAGGAAATGAAAATGTAGTTCTTTGTGAGAGAGGAATAAGAACTTATGAAACCGCTTATAGAAATGTGCTTGACTTAAATGCAGTGCCAATGATTAAAAAATTGACACATTTACCAATAATAGTTGATTCAGCTCACTCTACAGGAAAATACTGGATGGTAGAACCGCTTGGAATGGCAGGAGTGGCAGCAGGAGCAGATGGACTTATGGTGGAAGTTCACCCGGAACCAGATAAAGCGTTGTCAGATGGACCACAATCATTGAAAGAAGATGTGTTTAAACATTTGATGGAAAATGTGGAAAAAATTGCGAATGTATTAGGAAAAAGTTTTAAAGCAAAATAA
- a CDS encoding putative heavy metal-binding protein, translated as MIVTTTNKVQDKEILEYKGIVFGEVITGINILKDIGAGIRNFFGGRSGGYEKELLAARTEALKEMEERAKDMGANAIVGVKMDYEVLGADNGMLMVTCSGTAVVI; from the coding sequence ATGATTGTAACAACTACAAATAAAGTTCAAGATAAAGAAATATTGGAATATAAAGGAATTGTTTTTGGTGAGGTTATAACAGGAATTAATATTTTAAAGGATATAGGAGCAGGAATTAGAAATTTTTTTGGTGGAAGATCTGGAGGATATGAGAAAGAATTGCTAGCAGCTAGGACTGAAGCTCTGAAAGAAATGGAAGAAAGAGCAAAAGATATGGGAGCAAATGCCATTGTTGGAGTAAAAATGGATTATGAAGTGTTGGGTGCTGATAATGGAATGCTTATGGTTACCTGCAGTGGTACAGCTGTTGTAATTTAA
- a CDS encoding nucleoside triphosphate pyrophosphohydrolase family protein, whose product MKRKIECVEEFHRIYKLGNSKKPIGKLKDGLEKLRFDLMAEENGEYLEAAKKGNVVEVADALGDMLYILCGTIIEHGMQNVIDDVFEEIHRSNLSKLDENGDPIYREDGKVIKGPNYFPPNLKKFFEKNDK is encoded by the coding sequence ATGAAAAGAAAAATAGAATGTGTGGAAGAGTTTCACAGAATTTATAAACTTGGAAATTCTAAAAAGCCGATTGGAAAATTAAAGGATGGATTGGAAAAATTGAGGTTTGACTTGATGGCTGAAGAAAATGGAGAATATTTGGAAGCGGCTAAAAAAGGGAATGTTGTAGAAGTGGCAGACGCACTTGGAGATATGCTCTATATTCTTTGTGGAACAATTATTGAGCATGGAATGCAAAATGTGATTGATGATGTTTTTGAAGAAATCCACAGAAGCAACCTTAGCAAATTGGATGAAAATGGAGATCCGATTTATCGGGAAGATGGGAAAGTTATAAAAGGACCGAATTATTTTCCGCCAAATTTAAAGAAATTTTTTGAAAAAAATGATAAGTAG
- a CDS encoding HAD family hydrolase → MYKAIVSDLDRTLLNENHKVSPYTRETIKLLLKKGIKFYIATGRSYLGAKEVMEEIGLKIPLITSNGARILDESGAEIYVNNLARKYVEKLLAMDYKSFGSDIILNGYSGSNWYVTEDAQAYFYAQKPERKLYPEQISFEDFSTKNFSKIFFLGNHENLLELEKEVKKVTNDETNIVFVNKRSLEIFSKTCDKAVAANFLLQKDGLTLKDAVSFGDGVNDYDLITQTRLGFAMKNSIYRLLEKLSDIEIIESNENDGMAKKVQEIFDL, encoded by the coding sequence ATGTACAAAGCTATTGTCAGTGATTTGGATAGAACACTTTTGAATGAAAATCACAAAGTTAGTCCATACACAAGAGAAACTATTAAATTGCTCTTGAAAAAAGGCATAAAGTTTTATATCGCAACTGGAAGAAGTTATCTTGGCGCAAAGGAAGTTATGGAAGAAATTGGACTAAAAATTCCATTAATTACATCAAATGGAGCAAGAATTTTAGATGAATCTGGAGCTGAAATTTATGTGAATAATCTTGCAAGAAAATATGTCGAAAAATTACTTGCGATGGATTACAAATCATTTGGAAGTGATATTATTTTAAATGGATATTCAGGCAGCAATTGGTATGTGACCGAAGATGCACAAGCTTATTTTTATGCGCAAAAGCCAGAGAGAAAATTGTATCCAGAACAGATTTCTTTTGAAGATTTTAGCACTAAAAATTTTTCTAAAATATTTTTTTTGGGTAATCATGAAAATCTTTTGGAATTGGAAAAAGAAGTTAAAAAAGTTACCAATGACGAAACGAATATCGTTTTTGTAAATAAAAGAAGTTTGGAAATTTTTTCAAAAACTTGTGATAAAGCTGTCGCAGCTAACTTTTTACTGCAAAAAGATGGGCTTACATTAAAAGATGCGGTATCTTTTGGAGATGGAGTCAATGATTATGATTTAATAACGCAGACGAGACTTGGATTTGCAATGAAAAATTCTATTTATAGGCTGCTGGAAAAACTTTCTGATATAGAAATTATTGAAAGTAATGAAAATGATGGAATGGCTAAAAAAGTGCAAGAAATATTTGATTTGTAG
- a CDS encoding response regulator translates to MKKLALVVDDTPYIREDIRDILEEMGYEVYEANDGLEALRMYKKIKPTVVTMDINMPNMHGLAATKEISNYDRNAKILICSTMVMFPNYQKMGREAGAKSFLPKPFTDEEFIDAFSKLFL, encoded by the coding sequence ATGAAAAAATTAGCATTGGTTGTCGATGACACACCTTATATAAGAGAAGATATAAGAGATATATTGGAAGAAATGGGATACGAGGTATACGAAGCAAATGACGGACTGGAAGCTTTGAGAATGTATAAAAAAATAAAACCAACAGTTGTGACAATGGATATTAATATGCCAAATATGCATGGACTTGCGGCTACAAAAGAAATTTCAAATTATGATAGGAATGCGAAAATATTGATTTGCAGCACAATGGTGATGTTTCCAAATTATCAAAAAATGGGACGTGAAGCAGGAGCAAAATCATTTTTACCAAAACCATTTACTGATGAAGAATTTATAGATGCATTTTCAAAATTATTCTTGTAA
- a CDS encoding MFS transporter translates to MEENKELEKKKNINKMIIMMFLCVIVYNFGHPGTPALIEMRGWEKSVSGELLAFMSVAMFISSPYLGAIADHIGMKKLFIFMPFIYGTSQLFFGFVPQLPLVFIARVVSGFASGGTYAIAFGYVSQLSKSGEKAKNIAKVSSATVIGGAIGQKIGGMVADIDPRYSFVLQFICGSIVSIIILFLMKEIICRKDKTEKLDPKKLNPFATFKYIKDLDNYSRYFCLIILLSGIGIYSYANALNYFLRFNEKVSSNTIGTFVMFSSLTAFFGTAFLLEKLVSKFKEKNIYKFMILIGIIFMAVILFEVKLDVIPYVIMAIYTMSYEMVRSLGNTIIAKRYKENQGKILGVASAVGSLGNAIGSLLSGHLLKMSEFLPFITNIAVMGIVFLLILFNKFDKEKIEKN, encoded by the coding sequence ATGGAAGAAAATAAAGAATTAGAAAAGAAAAAAAATATCAATAAAATGATAATAATGATGTTTTTGTGTGTAATTGTCTATAATTTTGGACATCCTGGAACTCCAGCACTAATTGAAATGAGAGGATGGGAAAAAAGTGTGTCAGGAGAACTTTTGGCATTTATGAGTGTGGCTATGTTTATTTCGTCGCCATATTTGGGAGCTATTGCAGATCATATTGGAATGAAAAAGTTATTTATCTTTATGCCGTTTATCTATGGGACTTCTCAGTTATTTTTTGGATTTGTTCCCCAATTGCCTTTGGTGTTTATCGCAAGAGTTGTTTCAGGATTCGCATCTGGTGGGACTTATGCGATTGCTTTTGGGTATGTGAGTCAACTGTCGAAAAGTGGCGAGAAAGCTAAAAATATTGCCAAAGTCAGTTCGGCTACTGTAATAGGTGGCGCAATTGGTCAGAAAATTGGAGGAATGGTCGCTGATATTGACCCAAGATATTCTTTTGTACTGCAGTTTATATGTGGAAGCATCGTTTCCATTATTATATTATTTCTTATGAAAGAAATAATTTGCAGAAAAGATAAAACTGAAAAGCTTGATCCAAAAAAATTAAATCCATTTGCAACTTTTAAATATATAAAAGATTTGGATAATTATTCAAGATATTTTTGTCTTATAATTTTATTATCTGGAATAGGAATTTATTCATATGCCAATGCGCTTAACTATTTTTTGCGGTTTAATGAAAAAGTTTCCTCAAATACAATAGGAACTTTTGTGATGTTTTCTTCACTTACCGCTTTTTTTGGAACGGCATTTTTGCTGGAAAAATTGGTTTCAAAATTTAAAGAAAAAAATATTTATAAATTTATGATTTTGATTGGAATAATTTTTATGGCAGTAATTTTGTTTGAAGTGAAATTGGATGTGATTCCGTATGTTATAATGGCAATTTATACGATGTCTTACGAAATGGTGAGATCACTTGGAAATACAATTATTGCTAAAAGATATAAAGAAAATCAAGGAAAAATTTTAGGAGTGGCGTCCGCTGTTGGCTCGCTTGGAAATGCGATTGGCTCCCTTTTATCAGGACACCTTTTGAAAATGAGTGAATTTTTGCCTTTTATTACAAATATTGCTGTAATGGGAATTGTATTTTTACTTATTTTATTTAATAAATTTGATAAAGAAAAAATAGAAAAAAACTAA
- the spoVG gene encoding septation regulator SpoVG, which yields MKVTDVRIRIGKKPEDANDRLKAHVDITFEDSFVIHGLKIIDGQNGLFVAMPSRKMPNGEFKDIVHPITPELRQEITKVILDKFEEESNKTEK from the coding sequence ATGAAAGTAACAGATGTTCGTATTAGAATTGGAAAAAAGCCTGAAGATGCCAATGATAGATTAAAGGCACATGTTGACATTACTTTTGAAGATAGCTTTGTTATACACGGTCTAAAAATAATTGACGGTCAAAATGGATTATTTGTAGCAATGCCTTCTAGAAAAATGCCAAATGGAGAATTTAAAGATATAGTTCATCCTATAACTCCTGAATTACGGCAAGAAATAACAAAAGTTATACTTGATAAATTTGAAGAAGAAAGCAATAAAACTGAAAAATAA
- a CDS encoding YbaB/EbfC family nucleoid-associated protein, with translation MVRKIKGAGNKSGGSQQDIIKQAQVMQQEMLKIQEGLKDKFVESSVAGGGITVKANGQKKIVDLSISLDVLKDAVEENDSTIVSDLIINAVNEILDKAEEMAEKEMEVVTGGVSIPGLF, from the coding sequence ATGGTTAGAAAAATAAAAGGAGCAGGAAATAAATCAGGAGGAAGCCAACAAGATATTATAAAACAAGCTCAAGTGATGCAACAAGAAATGTTAAAAATTCAAGAAGGATTAAAAGATAAATTTGTAGAAAGTTCTGTAGCTGGTGGTGGAATCACTGTTAAAGCCAATGGTCAAAAAAAAATAGTTGATTTATCAATTTCTTTAGATGTTTTAAAGGATGCTGTTGAGGAAAATGATTCAACAATAGTTTCAGATTTAATTATAAATGCAGTAAACGAAATTTTAGATAAAGCTGAAGAAATGGCTGAAAAGGAAATGGAAGTTGTTACAGGTGGTGTAAGCATTCCAGGATTATTTTAA
- a CDS encoding DUF2262 domain-containing protein produces MDNKIIKDEVFGEIKNFETEVEWLGRKISVSFDGGIGHNWSEEKKVEEVKGAIEQFKIMYLNQKEWDERIRDRIVEDLRWLAEDWFSSVDEEDVDGMIEILEKNSNSKFTEKEKEELKEQKVSKEVFKNGIYLESLNITSDGDFTVYFYDDEVFFAGHWIDLMGNVSGEFSSEADIIG; encoded by the coding sequence ATGGATAATAAAATTATTAAAGATGAAGTTTTTGGAGAAATAAAAAATTTTGAAACTGAAGTTGAGTGGCTTGGGAGAAAAATAAGTGTGAGTTTTGATGGTGGAATTGGGCATAATTGGAGTGAAGAGAAAAAAGTAGAAGAAGTTAAAGGGGCAATTGAACAATTTAAAATTATGTATCTCAATCAAAAAGAATGGGATGAGAGAATAAGAGATAGAATTGTGGAAGATTTGCGTTGGTTAGCGGAAGATTGGTTTTCTTCGGTCGATGAGGAAGATGTGGATGGAATGATAGAAATACTTGAAAAAAATTCAAATTCTAAATTTACGGAAAAAGAAAAGGAAGAGTTAAAAGAACAAAAAGTTTCAAAAGAAGTTTTTAAAAATGGAATTTATTTAGAAAGTTTGAACATAACTTCTGACGGAGATTTTACGGTGTATTTTTATGATGATGAAGTATTTTTTGCAGGGCATTGGATTGATTTAATGGGGAATGTTAGCGGGGAATTTAGCAGTGAAGCGGATATTATAGGATAA